In one Hyphomicrobium sp. 99 genomic region, the following are encoded:
- the hpnJ gene encoding hopanoid biosynthesis associated radical SAM protein HpnJ, with the protein MRTLFLQAPSFDGFDGGAGSRYQARREIQSFWYPTWLAQPAALVENSKLIDAPPHRTSLQDVLAQVRDYDLAVLHTSTPSFDSDVKVIEAMKATNPNLKVGLIGAKVAVQSNESLKDAPIVDFVARNEFDFTIKDVADGMAWSDIKGLSYRNAQGVIVHNEDRAVMHDMDTLPFVTPVYKRDLVMENYFIGYLKHPYISFYTGRGCKSRCTFCLWPQTVGGHRYRTRSVGHVIEEVRYILKAFPQMKELMFDDDTFTDDLPRAEAIAKELGKLGVTWSCNAKANVPRETLKVLKDNGLRLLLVGYESGNQQILHNIKKGMRVEVAEKFTKDCHELGIKIHGTFILGLPGESKETIEETIKFATRINPHTIQVSLAAPYPGTFLYKQASENGWLDIDNAELINANGIQIAPLHYPGLSHTEIFTSVEEFYRKFYFRVPKIASIVGEMITQPDMMKRRLREGVEFFQFLRERRNAA; encoded by the coding sequence ATGCGCACGTTATTTTTGCAGGCTCCTTCGTTCGATGGCTTCGACGGAGGTGCGGGATCTCGATATCAGGCGCGTCGCGAAATTCAGTCGTTCTGGTACCCGACCTGGCTGGCGCAGCCGGCCGCTCTGGTCGAGAACTCAAAGCTGATCGACGCGCCGCCGCACCGCACCAGCCTGCAGGATGTGCTCGCGCAAGTGCGCGATTACGACCTCGCGGTTCTGCACACCTCTACGCCGTCGTTCGATTCTGACGTCAAGGTCATCGAGGCGATGAAGGCGACCAACCCGAACCTCAAGGTCGGGCTGATCGGCGCCAAGGTCGCGGTGCAATCCAACGAGAGCTTAAAGGACGCGCCGATTGTCGACTTCGTTGCCCGCAACGAGTTCGACTTCACGATCAAAGACGTCGCCGACGGCATGGCCTGGAGCGACATCAAGGGTCTGTCTTACCGCAACGCGCAGGGCGTCATCGTGCACAACGAGGACCGCGCCGTGATGCACGACATGGACACGCTGCCCTTCGTTACGCCGGTCTACAAGCGCGACCTCGTGATGGAGAATTACTTCATCGGCTATCTGAAGCACCCGTACATCTCGTTCTACACGGGGCGCGGCTGCAAGAGCCGCTGCACGTTCTGCCTGTGGCCGCAGACCGTCGGCGGCCATCGCTATCGGACCCGCTCCGTTGGCCACGTCATCGAGGAGGTGCGTTACATCCTCAAGGCGTTCCCGCAGATGAAAGAGCTGATGTTCGACGACGATACCTTCACCGACGACCTGCCGCGCGCGGAAGCGATCGCCAAGGAACTCGGCAAGCTCGGCGTCACGTGGTCGTGCAACGCCAAGGCGAATGTGCCGCGCGAGACCCTGAAGGTGCTCAAGGACAATGGCCTGCGCCTGCTGCTCGTCGGCTACGAGAGCGGCAACCAGCAAATCTTGCACAACATCAAGAAGGGCATGCGGGTCGAGGTCGCGGAGAAGTTCACCAAGGACTGCCACGAGCTCGGTATCAAGATTCACGGCACCTTCATCCTCGGCCTTCCGGGAGAGTCGAAGGAGACGATCGAGGAGACGATCAAGTTTGCGACGCGGATCAACCCCCATACGATCCAGGTCTCGCTCGCCGCGCCGTATCCGGGCACATTCCTTTACAAGCAGGCGTCCGAGAACGGCTGGCTCGACATCGACAATGCCGAACTCATCAACGCTAACGGCATCCAAATCGCGCCGCTGCACTATCCAGGTCTGTCGCACACCGAGATCTTCACTTCGGTCGAGGAGTTCTATCGCAAGTTCTACTTCCGGGTGCCGAAGATTGCTTCGATCGTCGGCGAGATGATAACGCAGCCCGACATGATGAAGCGGCGCCTCAGAGAGGGCGTCGAATTCTTCCAGTTCTTGCGTGAGCGCCGCAACGCCGCGTAA
- the hpnI gene encoding bacteriohopanetetrol glucosamine biosynthesis glycosyltransferase HpnI, which yields MTSCLWLVCTLVAVIGSVYALLAALLVARFASSPKSILGRGENVSLIKPLYGAEPGLGASLETFIRQDYPADIQMICGVQDPADPAIAVVRNLEERFSSGKIELVASARKAGGNPKIANVLNIFPRAQHDVLILSDSDMRVEPQYVRDVVATLQQPEVGLVTCLYRGCAIGGFWSRLAAAAVDQHFLPSVLVGVQFGLAKPCFGSTIAIRRSTLAAIGGYEAFADTLADDYAMGDAVRKKGLKVAIAPFTVGHTFSENTFGELLAHELRWARTIRLVDGAGYAGSVITHPLPFALAALPLSGFNAIAWMILLGTLACRLFVPLQVERLPGGGKSSILLTPLRDMLSFAIFVASYVPGAVSWRGRRYSVGADGTVRPI from the coding sequence ATGACGTCCTGTCTGTGGCTTGTATGCACCCTCGTCGCCGTTATCGGCAGCGTCTACGCTCTTTTGGCTGCTTTATTGGTGGCACGATTTGCGTCTTCGCCCAAGTCGATTTTAGGGCGAGGGGAAAATGTCTCTTTGATCAAGCCGCTTTACGGCGCTGAACCGGGCCTCGGCGCCAGTCTCGAAACGTTCATTCGACAAGACTACCCGGCCGACATTCAGATGATATGCGGAGTGCAGGACCCTGCCGACCCGGCGATAGCGGTCGTGCGCAACCTTGAAGAGAGATTTTCTTCCGGGAAGATCGAACTCGTCGCTTCGGCCCGCAAAGCTGGCGGCAATCCAAAAATTGCCAACGTCCTCAATATTTTTCCGCGTGCTCAACACGATGTTCTGATTCTCAGCGACAGCGACATGCGTGTCGAGCCTCAGTACGTTCGCGATGTCGTCGCCACGCTTCAGCAACCCGAGGTTGGCCTTGTGACGTGTCTCTATCGCGGCTGCGCGATAGGTGGGTTCTGGTCTCGACTTGCCGCGGCGGCGGTCGATCAGCATTTTCTGCCGAGTGTACTGGTTGGCGTTCAGTTCGGCCTCGCGAAGCCCTGCTTCGGATCGACAATCGCAATTCGTCGCAGCACGCTGGCCGCTATCGGCGGTTACGAGGCCTTCGCCGATACTTTGGCCGACGACTACGCCATGGGCGACGCTGTGAGGAAAAAGGGCCTCAAGGTTGCGATCGCACCTTTCACCGTCGGGCATACTTTTTCGGAAAATACGTTCGGCGAACTGCTCGCGCATGAGCTTCGATGGGCGCGAACGATACGCCTCGTCGATGGCGCCGGTTATGCCGGTTCCGTCATAACGCATCCGTTGCCTTTTGCGTTGGCAGCGTTGCCTTTGAGTGGCTTCAACGCCATAGCGTGGATGATCCTCCTGGGGACGCTTGCATGTCGGCTTTTCGTTCCGTTACAAGTTGAGCGGCTGCCCGGTGGGGGAAAGAGTTCGATATTGCTCACTCCTTTACGCGACATGTTGAGCTTCGCGATTTTTGTCGCGAGCTATGTACCCGGAGCTGTCAGTTGGAGGGGTCGTCGCTACAGCGTCGGCGCCGACGGGACTGTTAGGCCTATATGA
- a CDS encoding VacJ family lipoprotein, giving the protein MRFTTIANWLGCILAGVGLSACASTSAPQIAPQHLASVESDAEPKSIADPHEQFNRSVFDTNQDFNHDVLYPAAKSYNENVPEGVRDRIDAFTTNLSEPMVFANNVLQLRPAAAATTLGRFALNSTLGLGGLFDVAATQGMAHQSGDFGQTMYVWGYRESAYLVLPILGPTNVRDAIGTGVEFAAQIPAGTFIPTKVATLYSRVNLAGSVTSPLTNLSKAEDMQTLEESSIDFYSMLRSVTDQKRQAELQEALTTSVLTGEPLPPDPNAIEPVMELVSSPTMLKKRQMTDVPKMSSAEDHGGTIVVVGPPTPVEAR; this is encoded by the coding sequence GTGAGATTCACTACCATCGCTAATTGGCTCGGCTGCATTTTGGCCGGTGTGGGTCTGTCGGCTTGCGCCAGCACATCTGCGCCGCAAATCGCACCACAGCACTTGGCTTCGGTCGAAAGCGACGCTGAGCCGAAATCCATCGCCGATCCTCACGAGCAATTCAATCGCTCGGTTTTCGATACCAATCAGGATTTCAATCACGACGTCCTCTATCCGGCTGCCAAGTCGTATAACGAGAACGTGCCTGAAGGCGTGCGCGATCGCATCGACGCATTCACGACCAACCTTTCCGAGCCGATGGTTTTTGCAAACAACGTTTTGCAGCTCCGTCCGGCTGCTGCGGCCACGACGCTCGGCCGCTTCGCACTCAATTCGACGCTTGGTCTCGGCGGCCTCTTCGACGTCGCGGCGACACAAGGCATGGCTCATCAGTCCGGCGACTTCGGACAGACGATGTACGTCTGGGGCTATCGGGAAAGCGCCTATCTGGTGCTGCCCATCCTCGGCCCGACGAACGTGCGAGATGCGATCGGAACTGGTGTAGAATTTGCCGCGCAAATTCCGGCAGGCACGTTTATACCGACGAAGGTCGCGACGCTGTACAGCCGGGTCAATCTTGCAGGCAGCGTGACCAGTCCGCTCACGAACCTGAGCAAAGCAGAAGATATGCAGACGCTCGAGGAAAGCTCGATCGACTTCTATTCGATGCTGCGCAGTGTGACCGATCAGAAGCGCCAGGCGGAGCTTCAGGAAGCTCTGACAACGAGCGTTTTGACGGGCGAGCCCTTACCACCCGATCCCAACGCGATCGAGCCTGTCATGGAACTCGTTTCATCACCGACGATGCTCAAGAAGCGCCAGATGACCGACGTGCCGAAAATGTCGAGCGCCGAGGATCATGGCGGTACGATCGTTGTCGTCGGTCCGCCGACGCCGGTCGAAGCGCGCTAA
- a CDS encoding ABC transporter substrate-binding protein, with protein MTALLASPQLASAQAFDAPEKTISGLNATLLDTMKQAQALGVQGRFNALAPVLSKTYDIQSMSRVAVGQSWDTFQPEQKAAVTDAFARMMIATYAKRFDGFSGETFEIAEITDRPPSDKMVKTRIVQSNGKPVAINYLLRKTGQQWRIVDVYLDGTISELASRRAEFSSILKAGGPDALIASLKKQGDRLLSGS; from the coding sequence ATGACAGCGCTTCTCGCTTCACCTCAACTTGCGAGCGCGCAAGCCTTCGACGCGCCAGAAAAGACGATTAGCGGCCTAAACGCTACGCTACTCGACACGATGAAGCAGGCGCAGGCGCTTGGCGTGCAAGGCCGTTTCAACGCTCTCGCGCCCGTTCTGTCGAAAACGTACGACATCCAATCGATGTCCCGCGTGGCAGTCGGACAAAGCTGGGACACGTTCCAGCCCGAGCAGAAGGCCGCCGTTACCGATGCGTTTGCTCGCATGATGATTGCGACCTATGCGAAGCGCTTTGACGGATTCTCCGGCGAGACATTCGAAATCGCCGAGATTACGGATCGGCCGCCGTCTGACAAAATGGTGAAGACCCGGATCGTTCAAAGCAACGGCAAGCCGGTTGCGATCAATTACTTGCTGCGCAAGACGGGACAGCAATGGCGGATCGTCGATGTCTATCTCGACGGTACCATCAGCGAACTTGCCAGCCGTCGCGCTGAGTTCTCATCGATCCTAAAAGCAGGCGGCCCCGATGCTCTGATTGCTTCGCTCAAGAAGCAGGGCGATAGGCTGCTATCGGGTAGCTGA
- the dxs gene encoding 1-deoxy-D-xylulose-5-phosphate synthase produces MDVMVPRVSKTPLLDQVDTPADLRQLSESELPQLASELRAELIDAVSQTGGHLGAGLGVVELTVALHYLFETPRDRLIWDVSHQSYPHKILTGRRSRIRTLRQPGGLSGFTKRTESEYDPFGAAHSSTSISAGLGMAVARELSGDTNNVVCVIGDGSMSAGMAYEAMNNAGARSERLIVILNDNDMSIAPPTGALSSYLARLTSSDSYFYVRDIAKQLAKGLPKSWERRAARVEEYTRHLWQGGAWFEELGFYYVGPIDGHDLNQLLPVLKNVRDADQGPILVHVVTQKGKGYPPAEASADKYHGVAKFNVVTGVQAKPVASAPSYTRVFADSLIAEAKKDEKIVAITAAMPDGTGLDIFGREFPDRTFDVGIAEQHAVTFAAGLATEGMKPFAAIYSTFLQRGYDQVVHDVALQSLPVRFAIDRAGFVGADGATHAGTFDLAYLGCLPNFVIMAAADEAELKHMVATAASIDDRPSAFRYPRGEGTGVAMPEIGIPLEIGKGRVLREGSTIALLSFGTRLQETLKAADQLAALGLSATVADARFMKPLDTELIRQLAENHDVLVTIEEGSVGGFGSHVLHYLAENGLLDRGLKVRSKVMPDAFVDQDKPEVMYQRAGLSAQGIVETVCNALQLNKPTVARGRA; encoded by the coding sequence ATGGATGTAATGGTGCCTCGGGTATCCAAAACACCGCTTTTGGACCAAGTCGATACGCCGGCCGATCTTCGGCAACTGTCCGAGAGCGAACTGCCCCAGCTTGCGTCGGAACTTCGCGCTGAACTCATCGATGCCGTATCGCAAACCGGCGGCCATCTTGGCGCTGGCCTGGGCGTCGTCGAGCTGACGGTGGCGCTCCACTATCTTTTCGAAACGCCGCGCGATCGCTTGATCTGGGACGTCAGCCACCAGTCGTATCCGCATAAGATCCTGACCGGCCGCCGTAGCCGGATAAGGACATTGCGCCAGCCCGGCGGCCTTTCCGGTTTCACGAAGCGCACCGAGAGCGAATACGATCCGTTCGGCGCTGCTCATTCATCGACGTCGATTTCCGCTGGCCTCGGCATGGCTGTGGCGCGCGAATTATCCGGCGACACGAATAACGTGGTCTGCGTCATAGGCGATGGCTCCATGAGCGCGGGCATGGCCTACGAAGCGATGAACAACGCCGGCGCGCGGAGCGAACGGCTGATCGTCATACTGAATGACAACGATATGTCGATCGCGCCGCCGACAGGGGCGCTATCGTCCTATCTTGCCCGGCTGACGTCGAGCGACTCGTACTTCTACGTTCGCGACATCGCCAAGCAGCTGGCGAAGGGATTGCCGAAAAGCTGGGAACGGCGCGCCGCGCGCGTCGAAGAATATACGCGTCATCTCTGGCAGGGCGGTGCCTGGTTCGAGGAACTCGGCTTCTACTACGTCGGCCCGATCGATGGTCACGACCTCAATCAGCTATTGCCGGTCCTGAAGAATGTTCGCGACGCCGACCAGGGTCCGATCCTCGTTCACGTCGTGACGCAGAAGGGCAAAGGTTACCCGCCCGCTGAAGCATCGGCGGACAAATATCACGGCGTCGCCAAATTCAACGTCGTGACGGGCGTGCAAGCAAAGCCCGTAGCGTCGGCGCCGTCGTATACGCGCGTATTCGCGGACAGCTTGATCGCCGAAGCCAAGAAGGACGAGAAGATCGTCGCTATCACCGCGGCGATGCCCGACGGAACGGGTCTGGACATCTTTGGTCGCGAATTTCCGGATCGGACGTTCGATGTCGGCATTGCCGAGCAGCACGCGGTAACTTTCGCGGCGGGCCTTGCCACCGAAGGCATGAAGCCGTTCGCCGCGATCTATTCGACGTTCCTGCAGCGCGGCTACGATCAGGTCGTGCATGATGTCGCCCTGCAAAGCTTGCCGGTAAGATTTGCGATCGACCGCGCAGGCTTTGTCGGAGCGGACGGCGCGACGCACGCCGGAACGTTCGACCTCGCCTATCTCGGTTGCTTGCCGAATTTCGTTATCATGGCCGCGGCTGACGAGGCCGAGCTGAAACACATGGTCGCCACGGCGGCGTCGATCGACGATCGCCCGAGCGCCTTCCGTTATCCGCGCGGCGAAGGCACGGGCGTTGCCATGCCCGAAATCGGTATCCCCCTCGAAATCGGCAAGGGACGCGTTTTGCGCGAGGGATCGACAATCGCGCTCCTCTCATTCGGTACGCGCCTGCAAGAGACCTTGAAGGCTGCCGATCAGCTGGCCGCGCTCGGACTCTCTGCGACCGTCGCCGACGCTCGTTTCATGAAGCCGCTCGACACCGAGCTCATCCGGCAACTTGCCGAAAATCACGATGTCCTCGTCACGATCGAAGAAGGCTCAGTGGGCGGCTTCGGCAGTCATGTGCTGCACTATCTTGCCGAGAACGGATTGCTGGATCGCGGGCTCAAGGTGCGCTCGAAGGTCATGCCGGATGCCTTCGTGGATCAGGACAAGCCCGAGGTTATGTATCAGCGGGCTGGGCTCTCGGCCCAAGGGATCGTTGAGACGGTCTGCAACGCGCTTCAGCTGAATAAGCCGACGGTAGCCCGCGGTCGCGCCTGA
- a CDS encoding DUF1289 domain-containing protein, which translates to MRHSPCIGICKLDDATGYCLGCGRTGGEIGDWVAMSESQRDAVWSNLPARLSKLSVRVRLLPWTREELVDWAAETIEARRGTWVTGAPGAVAEFPCTAARTISVEAGSDPIIARAPDAAFRLRLSDKVRAFSFSEGGPIVLGLPKARATIASSSVLQSLGPDRDAIDADHQGQQLFDYGIGRKNSRFCVRTGDDVFASSLAGQSGRHWSEVMATIGMQIISASPNRVVESAAARIEVFAKIPSPGEQSPTGAHTHFLPDFLKSGEEIPSSLAPPDYAAPVAIFYPHESTN; encoded by the coding sequence ATGCGCCACTCGCCCTGCATTGGCATTTGCAAGCTCGACGATGCAACGGGCTATTGCCTCGGATGCGGCCGTACTGGCGGCGAGATCGGCGACTGGGTTGCCATGAGCGAAAGCCAGCGCGACGCCGTCTGGTCGAATCTGCCTGCGCGGCTTTCCAAACTATCCGTTCGCGTGCGGCTTCTGCCTTGGACGCGCGAGGAACTCGTCGACTGGGCGGCTGAGACCATCGAAGCGCGACGTGGGACGTGGGTGACCGGCGCGCCGGGTGCGGTCGCGGAATTCCCTTGTACCGCCGCACGCACGATCAGTGTCGAAGCTGGATCGGATCCGATCATCGCACGCGCGCCAGATGCCGCATTCCGTCTGCGCCTGAGCGACAAAGTTCGGGCCTTTTCTTTTAGCGAAGGCGGCCCGATCGTCCTCGGTCTCCCGAAGGCCCGCGCGACGATCGCTTCGTCGTCGGTCCTTCAATCGCTCGGCCCGGACAGAGATGCGATCGATGCCGATCATCAGGGGCAGCAGCTTTTTGATTATGGCATCGGCCGCAAGAACTCGCGGTTCTGCGTCCGCACCGGCGATGACGTTTTTGCATCTTCGTTGGCGGGTCAAAGTGGCCGTCACTGGTCCGAAGTGATGGCCACGATTGGCATGCAGATCATATCTGCCAGTCCGAACCGCGTGGTCGAGAGTGCGGCGGCACGCATTGAGGTCTTCGCCAAGATTCCCTCGCCGGGAGAACAATCACCGACCGGCGCCCATACGCATTTTTTGCCTGATTTCCTCAAGAGCGGCGAAGAAATCCCATCTAGCCTCGCTCCGCCCGACTATGCCGCGCCAGTGGCGATTTTTTATCCTCACGAATCCACCAATTAG
- a CDS encoding CbtA family protein produces MGALLMRGMIAGLIASLLAFGFAKIIGEPQVDRAIAFEEAAHTPAPGEAEEPELVSRDVQASVGLLTGVALYGTALGGLFALAYAFISGRLLHLPPRSTALVIAAVGFLVLYLVPYLKYPANPPAVGQGETISYRTELYFGMIVFSLFALAIAISFGRQAFDTLGGWTASIVGAAVYLVLVVIAAYALPVINEVPEKFPADLLWNFRIASLGTQFILWAAIGLLFGWLIAGDRERLAR; encoded by the coding sequence ATGGGAGCTCTGCTGATGCGCGGCATGATTGCTGGGCTCATCGCTAGTCTATTGGCATTTGGGTTTGCGAAGATCATCGGCGAACCGCAGGTCGACCGCGCAATTGCGTTCGAGGAAGCGGCTCATACGCCTGCCCCAGGCGAAGCCGAGGAACCTGAGCTCGTCAGCCGTGATGTGCAGGCGAGCGTCGGCCTTCTAACCGGCGTCGCGTTATATGGGACGGCCCTTGGCGGTCTTTTTGCACTCGCCTACGCATTCATCAGCGGCCGTCTACTCCATCTACCACCGCGTAGCACGGCGCTCGTGATCGCCGCAGTCGGCTTTTTGGTGTTGTATCTCGTGCCTTACCTCAAGTATCCGGCAAATCCGCCGGCTGTGGGACAAGGCGAGACGATTAGCTATCGGACCGAACTCTATTTCGGGATGATTGTCTTCTCGCTCTTTGCGCTGGCCATCGCCATCAGCTTCGGAAGGCAAGCCTTCGATACGTTGGGCGGCTGGACTGCATCGATCGTCGGAGCTGCGGTCTATCTCGTGCTGGTCGTCATCGCTGCCTACGCTCTGCCGGTGATCAACGAAGTGCCTGAGAAGTTTCCTGCGGATCTGCTTTGGAACTTCCGCATCGCCTCATTGGGTACCCAGTTCATTCTCTGGGCGGCGATCGGGTTGCTGTTCGGCTGGCTCATTGCCGGCGATCGCGAAAGACTGGCGCGCTAA
- a CDS encoding CbtB domain-containing protein yields the protein MSQSAIISGSSIGAPIPLKEILPWAVFAGLLFILAMYFVGVEEGATSLFNSMYVHEFVHDGRHLLGFPCH from the coding sequence ATGTCACAATCTGCAATCATTTCGGGCAGCTCGATTGGCGCGCCCATCCCTCTCAAAGAGATTTTGCCCTGGGCGGTTTTCGCCGGGTTGCTGTTCATTCTCGCCATGTACTTCGTGGGCGTCGAAGAAGGCGCTACCTCACTCTTCAATAGCATGTATGTGCACGAGTTCGTGCACGACGGGCGCCATCTGCTCGGCTTCCCCTGCCATTAA
- a CDS encoding histidine phosphatase family protein: MKSRLTFIANASTAAVRAAAFPLDEGIDDFGKRDAAALAKELSRSGVALTSPAARARETASALGFDATIEDDLRDLDLGRWAGHKLSEIAETEPEAFQSWLSDPGSIPHGGESVEALVARMGTWLNAVLRRQENIIAITHPAIMRAAIIAALNAGPASFWHIDIAPLSILELSSNGQRWTLRALKN; encoded by the coding sequence ATGAAGTCGCGCCTCACATTCATCGCCAACGCCTCGACCGCTGCCGTCAGGGCCGCCGCCTTTCCGCTAGACGAGGGGATCGACGACTTCGGCAAAAGAGATGCCGCAGCTCTCGCCAAGGAGCTGAGCCGCTCTGGCGTCGCCCTGACGAGCCCTGCCGCGCGGGCAAGGGAAACGGCCTCGGCACTCGGGTTCGATGCGACAATCGAGGATGACCTGCGAGACCTCGATCTTGGTCGCTGGGCGGGACACAAGCTTTCCGAGATCGCCGAGACCGAGCCGGAGGCTTTCCAAAGCTGGCTGTCCGATCCGGGCTCTATCCCACACGGCGGAGAGAGCGTTGAGGCACTTGTCGCGCGCATGGGAACTTGGCTGAACGCCGTATTGCGACGCCAGGAAAATATTATCGCAATTACGCATCCAGCCATCATGCGTGCCGCGATCATCGCGGCCCTCAACGCAGGTCCGGCATCGTTTTGGCATATTGATATAGCGCCGTTGAGCATTCTCGAACTAAGTTCCAACGGGCAACGTTGGACGCTTCGCGCACTCAAGAACTGA
- a CDS encoding PQQ-binding-like beta-propeller repeat protein translates to MVGIKNSHAGAALMTLFACASLTPASAQEIEHHKKEAPKVEAPAPTVTQEMLTNAASDAKQFLHTNANYEQTRFFPGKQINTSSVSKLRPAWIFQLDVKESLATTPIIVGDVMYVTTSFDHVYALNAKTGEQYWHYKHKMGPITTYCCGPNNRGVAVLGDKVYFATLDAKLVALNAKTGSVVWETQLADPELGYSETMAPTAVNGKILIGTNGGEYGIRGFVRAYDANTGKQVWNFDTIPENSVGVWATKDATGKDLLRNIEAEKAQLAKTGDPYKTLGGGVWQNPAVDLKLNRVYFVVGNPSPDLDGSLRPGDNLYTDSLVAVDLETGKYVCHFQFIPHDVWDLDAVSPPVLIDVKDKDGKTVPGVLHAGKTGHVYVNKRDDCSMIRFSEPMVAQDNMWTLPTPEGARMLPGANGGVEWSPIAVNQKLNLAYAVNLHQPMTYQVQSSPYPDGKLWLGGAFKVIPTEESFGNVSAVNYNTGKLKWKVETPQPMMGGALATAGDLVFTGEANGWFRAYNAESGKILWSFQCGAGVNAPPAAYTLDGKEYIVVGAGGNTQIDFKRGNNIIAFTLN, encoded by the coding sequence ATGGTCGGTATAAAAAACAGCCACGCTGGTGCGGCGCTGATGACGCTGTTCGCATGTGCTTCATTAACTCCCGCATCCGCTCAGGAAATCGAACACCATAAGAAAGAAGCTCCGAAAGTCGAAGCACCCGCTCCAACTGTGACTCAGGAGATGCTGACGAACGCTGCGAGCGACGCCAAGCAGTTCCTGCACACGAACGCCAACTACGAGCAGACGCGCTTCTTTCCCGGCAAGCAGATCAATACCTCGAGCGTCTCGAAGCTTCGCCCCGCGTGGATCTTCCAGTTGGATGTGAAAGAGTCGCTCGCGACGACACCGATCATCGTCGGCGATGTCATGTACGTCACGACATCGTTCGATCATGTCTATGCGCTCAACGCCAAGACCGGCGAGCAGTACTGGCACTACAAGCACAAGATGGGACCGATCACGACCTACTGCTGCGGACCGAACAATCGCGGCGTCGCGGTGCTCGGTGACAAAGTTTATTTCGCAACGCTTGACGCCAAGCTCGTCGCTCTCAACGCGAAAACGGGTAGCGTCGTCTGGGAGACGCAGCTCGCGGATCCCGAATTGGGCTACAGCGAAACGATGGCACCGACGGCTGTCAACGGCAAGATTTTGATCGGCACCAACGGCGGCGAATACGGCATCCGCGGCTTCGTTCGCGCATACGATGCCAATACCGGCAAGCAGGTCTGGAATTTCGATACGATCCCGGAAAATTCGGTGGGCGTCTGGGCCACGAAGGACGCGACCGGCAAGGATTTGCTTCGCAATATCGAGGCCGAAAAGGCGCAGCTCGCAAAAACGGGTGACCCATATAAAACGCTCGGCGGCGGCGTATGGCAGAACCCCGCAGTCGATCTCAAGCTGAACCGTGTGTACTTCGTCGTCGGCAACCCATCGCCCGACCTAGACGGTTCGCTGCGCCCGGGCGACAACCTCTACACGGACTCGCTCGTCGCCGTCGATCTCGAGACTGGCAAGTACGTTTGCCATTTCCAGTTCATTCCGCACGACGTATGGGATCTCGACGCCGTTAGTCCGCCGGTTCTCATCGACGTCAAGGATAAGGACGGCAAGACTGTTCCGGGCGTGCTCCACGCCGGAAAGACGGGGCACGTCTACGTCAACAAACGCGATGACTGCAGCATGATCCGCTTCTCGGAGCCGATGGTCGCTCAAGACAATATGTGGACCCTACCGACGCCGGAAGGCGCGCGCATGCTCCCCGGAGCCAACGGTGGCGTGGAATGGTCGCCAATCGCGGTCAATCAGAAGCTGAACCTCGCCTACGCCGTCAATCTTCATCAGCCCATGACGTATCAGGTGCAGAGTAGCCCCTATCCCGATGGCAAGCTGTGGCTCGGCGGCGCTTTCAAAGTCATCCCGACCGAAGAGTCATTCGGCAATGTCTCGGCGGTGAACTACAACACCGGCAAGCTCAAGTGGAAGGTGGAGACGCCGCAGCCCATGATGGGCGGCGCGCTCGCGACCGCTGGCGATCTGGTCTTCACCGGCGAAGCAAACGGCTGGTTCCGCGCCTACAACGCCGAGAGCGGAAAGATCTTGTGGTCCTTCCAGTGCGGCGCCGGCGTCAACGCGCCGCCTGCCGCCTACACGCTCGACGGCAAGGAATACATTGTTGTCGGAGCAGGCGGAAACACGCAGATCGATTTCAAGCGAGGCAACAATATCATTGCCTTCACGCTTAACTAA